The following proteins are encoded in a genomic region of Paenibacillus sp. FSL R7-0273:
- a CDS encoding sugar phosphate nucleotidyltransferase, whose product MHHTILLCGGSGQRLWPLSGEIRSKMFLDLLPAPDGGTESMLGRVCRQLTQAGLGGSALFVTHKDQQALVGRYTGSAYPVIGEPYKRGTFTAAALGVLHLYTTGKAKPEDTIGVAPADMFADDDFFQLFHQFAGVLTASGAELALLGTRPAHPSDQYGYIVPGEAASGGYAPVISFEEKPGRTRAEELIGRQALWNCGVFAFRLSFMLSQLAQMGLPAEVDAFTCLYAGLPVRSFDKEIAERCSRAVVLKHEGRWGDLGSWSALSEELQQPVTGQGGIWGESPDSVIINELSLPLHVIGVPGIVAAASPEGILIAGRHEANAIKEILQQNPAQPRYGESGWGSCTILDRTDGVPEQAVTLKLCILPEHELPETSCRHSRKHWLITAGQGEILRNGLSTEAHPGDCFTFKQGERHGIRAHTAIELIEIRMLGEGDEESFYT is encoded by the coding sequence ATGCACCATACCATTCTGCTCTGCGGCGGCTCCGGGCAGCGGCTCTGGCCGCTCTCCGGTGAGATCCGCTCCAAAATGTTTCTTGATCTGCTCCCCGCACCGGACGGAGGCACGGAATCCATGCTCGGACGGGTATGCCGCCAGCTTACGCAGGCAGGACTGGGCGGGTCCGCCCTGTTCGTGACCCATAAGGATCAGCAGGCTCTTGTCGGGCGCTATACCGGCAGCGCCTATCCGGTTATCGGGGAGCCGTATAAACGCGGGACCTTTACAGCGGCTGCACTTGGAGTTCTACACTTGTATACGACAGGAAAAGCAAAGCCGGAGGACACGATAGGCGTGGCTCCGGCTGATATGTTCGCGGACGATGATTTCTTTCAGTTATTCCATCAGTTTGCCGGCGTGCTGACCGCTTCCGGGGCCGAGCTTGCGTTGCTAGGGACAAGGCCCGCCCATCCCTCCGACCAGTACGGTTACATCGTCCCAGGTGAAGCAGCCTCCGGCGGCTACGCTCCGGTGATTTCCTTTGAAGAAAAGCCCGGACGCACCCGGGCGGAGGAGCTGATCGGCAGGCAGGCACTCTGGAACTGCGGAGTGTTTGCTTTCCGCCTCAGCTTTATGCTGTCCCAGCTGGCACAGATGGGCCTGCCGGCTGAGGTTGACGCGTTCACGTGCCTGTATGCCGGCCTGCCGGTTCGCAGCTTCGACAAGGAGATTGCAGAACGCTGCAGCCGGGCTGTAGTCCTGAAACATGAAGGCCGGTGGGGCGATCTCGGAAGCTGGTCAGCCCTGAGCGAAGAGCTGCAGCAGCCGGTAACCGGCCAAGGCGGAATCTGGGGGGAATCCCCCGATTCCGTGATCATTAACGAGTTGAGCCTTCCGCTGCATGTGATTGGCGTGCCGGGCATTGTCGCTGCAGCAAGCCCTGAAGGCATTCTGATTGCGGGCAGACATGAGGCCAATGCAATCAAGGAAATCCTGCAGCAGAATCCGGCTCAGCCGCGATATGGGGAAAGCGGCTGGGGAAGCTGCACTATACTGGACCGCACGGACGGCGTACCAGAACAGGCAGTGACACTTAAGCTGTGTATCCTGCCGGAGCACGAGCTGCCCGAGACCTCCTGCCGGCATTCCCGCAAGCACTGGCTTATTACAGCAGGACAAGGGGAAATCCTGCGGAACGGACTCAGCACCGAGGCGCATCCGGGCGATTGCTTCACCTTTAAGCAGGGGGAGCGGCATGGGATCAGAGCCCATACCGCTATAGAGCTGATTGAAATCCGAATGCTCGGCGAGGGTGATGAGGAGTCATTTTACACCTAA
- a CDS encoding DUF6492 family protein translates to MSSISANGAVSAPAIDVLIPAIEKDLATLPFVIDSLRRHVRHPISHIYIVSPSSSRIRELCARKNCIFVDEATVLPFSNQDIHYSSARWNRSGWLYQQLLKMNGDRICRESFFLVIDADTVLIRPHRFRSAGKTVFYCRNWSQPEYFRTYKKLLGSAAPSPRSFVTHYMLFERQKLAALKKTIEARHGLPWHAAILRSINKKKQFGFSEYETYANYVYSRSRTSVLLRNANNKSLHSPAASLKDDQIRKLARTYRSLSFHQRKGYSIPARH, encoded by the coding sequence ATGTCATCCATTTCAGCAAACGGAGCGGTTAGCGCCCCCGCTATTGACGTCCTGATCCCGGCCATTGAAAAAGATCTGGCAACCCTTCCCTTTGTAATCGACAGTCTGCGCCGCCATGTCCGCCATCCGATCAGTCACATCTACATCGTTTCACCGTCCAGCAGCAGAATCCGGGAGCTATGCGCACGCAAAAATTGTATTTTTGTCGATGAAGCCACCGTCCTGCCGTTCTCTAACCAAGACATCCATTACTCCTCCGCCCGCTGGAACCGGTCCGGCTGGCTGTATCAGCAATTGCTGAAAATGAATGGGGACCGCATCTGCCGGGAGTCTTTTTTTCTGGTCATTGATGCAGACACCGTGCTGATCCGCCCCCACCGCTTCCGCTCAGCAGGCAAAACCGTGTTTTATTGCCGGAACTGGAGCCAGCCGGAGTATTTCCGTACGTACAAGAAGCTGCTTGGGAGCGCCGCCCCTTCCCCCAGGTCTTTTGTGACCCATTACATGCTGTTTGAAAGACAGAAGCTGGCCGCCTTGAAAAAAACAATTGAAGCACGGCACGGGCTGCCCTGGCATGCAGCCATCCTCCGCAGCATCAATAAGAAAAAGCAGTTTGGCTTCTCCGAATATGAAACGTATGCCAACTATGTATACAGCCGCAGCCGCACTTCCGTGCTGCTGAGAAACGCAAACAACAAATCGCTGCACAGTCCCGCAGCCAGCCTGAAGGATGATCAAATCCGCAAGCTGGCCCGTACCTACCGCTCGCTGTCCTTTCATCAGCGTAAAGGCTATTCCATCCCCGCCCGGCATTAA
- a CDS encoding Na+/H+ antiporter encodes MELFEYILLMLAALAVSNLVNRFIPSVSVPIIQIALGVAITLLPVHFELTLNPELFLLLFIAPLLFNDGRHADKEALWSLRKPILLLALGLVFVTVGIVGYFVNWLLPVIPLAASFALAAALAPTDAVAVGALEQKVKIPHRTMQLLEGESLINDASGLVSFQFAAAAMATGMFSFRSAGLSFLAISLGGVVLGLLLTLMKYGVVKWLRRLGMENVTLHMLIELLTPFLIFLAAEELGVNGILAVVAAGIAHSFNYKKMNPEVAKLRVVSKSTWSVIIFVLNGLVFLLLGTQLPDIIQTIWNSPEIGNVRVILYTLLLTLAVLGLRLIWVLLMKVPGEGGADHSPRKSRFRTALIITLSGVRGTITLASTLSLPFFLDDGTAFPSRDLIIFLASGVILWTLLASNYLLPLLLGAETETAQEEEETQAKIEILQGVITGLNELSTEQNRLASVQIISAYTSRIRMLRKDDRKDEVQRTLGLSVMKWERENTLLALEHKEVDPYTGHRYLNRMNRLLFMHTRDVRYKRELFPVKHWDEMVGLLQQARLSRRQRRAELTRLRIRNVTYVLGQLNALLAEGGPDIEAVSTFKLQYERMLLRLTRGEAYTGSREEYGESMQELARIGIQLERDGLQAMFESGRISRQGMKEMKRDILFMEHDLREETV; translated from the coding sequence TTGGAATTATTTGAATACATACTGCTGATGCTGGCGGCGCTGGCCGTGTCCAATCTGGTGAACCGGTTCATTCCGTCGGTTTCCGTGCCGATTATCCAGATTGCGCTGGGGGTAGCGATCACGCTGCTGCCGGTGCATTTCGAGTTAACGCTCAATCCGGAGCTGTTCCTGCTGCTGTTCATTGCTCCGCTGCTGTTCAATGACGGGCGTCATGCCGATAAGGAGGCGCTCTGGAGCCTGCGGAAGCCGATCCTTCTGCTGGCGCTTGGGCTTGTCTTTGTAACGGTCGGCATCGTCGGTTATTTCGTGAACTGGCTGCTGCCCGTTATTCCGCTGGCGGCTTCCTTTGCACTGGCAGCGGCCCTGGCGCCGACGGATGCCGTTGCGGTAGGCGCGCTGGAGCAGAAAGTAAAGATCCCCCACCGTACGATGCAGCTTCTGGAGGGAGAATCGCTGATTAACGATGCATCCGGCCTGGTCTCGTTCCAGTTTGCAGCGGCCGCGATGGCTACGGGAATGTTCTCCTTTAGATCAGCCGGGCTAAGCTTCCTCGCTATTTCACTGGGCGGCGTGGTGCTGGGCCTGCTGCTTACGCTAATGAAATATGGCGTTGTTAAATGGCTGCGCAGGCTGGGGATGGAGAACGTTACCCTGCATATGCTGATTGAGCTTTTGACTCCTTTTCTGATCTTTCTGGCGGCCGAGGAGCTGGGAGTCAACGGAATCCTGGCTGTAGTTGCTGCGGGTATCGCCCATTCCTTCAATTATAAAAAAATGAATCCCGAGGTCGCTAAGCTGCGTGTAGTTTCCAAAAGCACCTGGTCAGTCATCATCTTTGTGCTGAACGGCCTGGTCTTCCTGCTGCTCGGGACACAGCTGCCGGACATTATACAGACGATCTGGAACAGCCCGGAGATCGGCAATGTCAGGGTGATCCTGTACACGCTGCTCCTTACATTAGCAGTGCTGGGCCTGCGGCTGATCTGGGTGCTGCTGATGAAGGTGCCTGGAGAAGGCGGAGCAGATCACAGCCCGCGAAAAAGCAGATTCAGAACTGCGCTGATCATCACGCTGTCCGGTGTACGCGGAACGATTACGTTGGCCAGTACACTGTCCCTGCCGTTTTTTCTCGATGACGGTACAGCTTTTCCGTCCCGGGATTTGATCATTTTCCTGGCGTCCGGCGTTATCTTATGGACGCTGCTGGCGTCCAATTATCTGCTGCCGCTGCTGCTCGGAGCGGAGACGGAGACCGCGCAGGAAGAAGAAGAGACACAGGCCAAAATCGAAATTCTGCAGGGTGTGATCACCGGATTGAACGAATTATCCACTGAGCAGAACCGGCTCGCCTCGGTCCAGATTATCAGCGCGTATACCTCGAGAATCCGCATGCTGCGTAAGGATGACCGGAAGGATGAGGTGCAGCGTACACTGGGCCTGTCAGTAATGAAGTGGGAGCGGGAGAACACGCTGCTGGCGCTGGAGCATAAGGAGGTTGACCCGTACACCGGCCACAGATACCTGAACCGGATGAACAGGCTGTTGTTTATGCATACCCGTGATGTCCGGTATAAGCGGGAGCTTTTTCCGGTTAAGCACTGGGATGAGATGGTCGGCCTTCTGCAGCAGGCCCGGCTCAGCAGGCGGCAAAGACGCGCTGAGCTCACCCGGCTGCGCATCCGGAATGTTACTTATGTGCTTGGGCAGCTGAACGCTCTGCTCGCTGAGGGCGGACCGGACATTGAGGCAGTCAGTACGTTTAAACTACAATATGAACGGATGCTGCTGCGGCTGACAAGGGGCGAAGCCTATACCGGCAGCCGTGAAGAGTACGGCGAATCCATGCAGGAGCTGGCGCGGATCGGCATTCAGCTGGAGCGCGACGGCCTGCAGGCCATGTTCGAGAGCGGCAGAATATCTCGTCAGGGCATGAAGGAAATGAAACGGGACATTCTGTTCATGGAGCATGATCTGCGCGAAGAGACGGTCTGA
- a CDS encoding M14 family zinc carboxypeptidase gives MRILQTVIHAASLDKLHELEGYDLDIVRSSAVQLTEADYSVSGLLTEEQVEQLKKAGYSLEIELDATDIPAQRLQEVYHGNRYESAGSHAGDYTAEKVRGYMTVDEIDNTLTQLNRQYPELVSLITLPNRTWENRTCRAVILSAGPRRASAKPAILITGNVHAREWGGSDICLNLLNKLVEAYTRKVPVQYGNKSFAYEQIKQALDAVDLIIFPEVNPDGKIYCQNNHEQRSTDDMVTGNGFWWRKNRRPGADGTPMGVDLNRNFDFLWGSGIGTSTDTRSLTYLGPAPFSEPESQNIKYLLDTYPQIRFYADIHSYGQKILYNWGDDDNQTVNPRQNFQNHEYDAYRGSADSEAPMMRERYREYISPQDEKLERELGNRMNEALKAVRGKSYIVEESAKMYYTSGTTQDYAYSRHLTDPSKPKVYSYTFEFGTEFVPPYEEMQLIIADISSALTELTYAVSQLQVREPVNH, from the coding sequence GTGAGAATATTACAGACGGTAATTCATGCCGCATCACTGGACAAGCTGCATGAACTGGAAGGTTATGATCTGGATATAGTAAGAAGCAGTGCGGTGCAGCTGACGGAAGCGGATTATTCTGTGTCCGGCCTGCTGACGGAAGAACAGGTAGAGCAGCTGAAGAAAGCGGGTTATTCACTGGAAATTGAACTGGATGCTACCGATATTCCGGCTCAGCGGCTACAGGAGGTATACCATGGTAACCGGTATGAATCTGCTGGCAGCCATGCCGGAGATTATACTGCTGAGAAGGTCCGGGGTTATATGACTGTGGATGAAATCGACAACACACTGACGCAATTAAACCGGCAGTATCCTGAGCTGGTATCACTGATTACGCTGCCTAACCGGACGTGGGAGAACCGGACTTGCCGGGCTGTTATACTCAGCGCAGGTCCGCGCCGGGCTTCAGCGAAGCCGGCCATCCTTATAACTGGAAATGTACACGCCCGGGAATGGGGCGGGTCGGATATTTGCCTCAACCTGCTGAACAAGCTTGTTGAAGCTTATACCAGAAAGGTTCCTGTCCAGTATGGCAATAAAAGCTTTGCCTATGAACAAATCAAGCAGGCACTCGATGCGGTTGACCTGATTATTTTCCCGGAGGTTAATCCGGACGGCAAGATCTATTGCCAGAATAATCATGAACAACGTTCGACCGATGATATGGTAACCGGAAACGGCTTCTGGTGGCGGAAAAACCGCCGGCCTGGTGCTGATGGAACACCAATGGGCGTTGACCTCAACCGGAACTTTGACTTTTTATGGGGAAGCGGGATCGGTACATCAACTGATACAAGAAGTCTAACTTACCTTGGGCCCGCCCCGTTCTCAGAGCCGGAATCACAAAATATTAAGTATCTCTTGGATACGTATCCGCAAATCCGGTTTTATGCAGACATTCACAGCTACGGGCAGAAAATTCTGTATAACTGGGGGGATGATGATAACCAGACCGTAAATCCCCGCCAGAACTTTCAGAACCATGAGTATGATGCTTATAGGGGGAGCGCTGATTCTGAAGCACCTATGATGAGGGAACGCTACAGGGAATATATTTCACCTCAGGATGAGAAGCTCGAACGGGAGCTTGGCAACCGGATGAATGAAGCATTAAAGGCTGTGCGGGGCAAGTCTTATATAGTGGAAGAGTCAGCGAAAATGTATTACACCAGCGGGACTACACAGGATTATGCCTATAGCCGTCATCTGACAGATCCGTCCAAGCCTAAAGTTTACAGTTATACATTTGAGTTCGGCACGGAGTTTGTCCCTCCTTACGAAGAAATGCAGCTCATTATAGCAGATATCAGCTCAGCTCTGACAGAGTTGACATATGCGGTGTCACAGCTTCAGGTACGTGAACCGGTTAACCACTGA